In Natranaerobius thermophilus JW/NM-WN-LF, the genomic stretch AGCCTCTTTATACCAGGGGCGATAAGAAACATCGGAGACACCCACATCTCGAGAAATATAGACGATTTTCCCATCTCTATCGGTAGTAAATAACATTTCAACATTAGGATTATTAGCTAGTTCATTTAAATAAGGGTCTTGTTCTTGTTTGTCAATTTCAATCTCTTTCAAGTTTTCAGAGGCTTCTTGGAGTTTTTCTTTAATATCATTAATCCCATCTTGGTATTTTTGGTAGACCTCTTCACTGGCTAGAGTTTCATTCACAAGCTGCAATAGTTCCTCCGAAATCTTACTCAAATTGTCAGAAGATGTATTCATTTCATCCATTGTGGCTGTATGCTCTTGAGTAGATGCAGCGGTTTCTTCTGCCCCTGCCGCATTACTTTGAGCTATTTCGTTAATCTTTTGAACAGAATCCTGAACTTCCTGAATACTTTCTTTTAGAACCTGAGCTCCGCTCTGAACATCATCAACTTTTTCCGCTACTCTATGAACTGCAGTTACTATCTCTTTCAGAGCGTTTCTGGCTGTATCGGCATATTCAGCACCCTGGCGTGAATTGTTAACACTTTGTTCAACTAATCTATCCGCCTCATTAACCATCTCTTTAACTTTGTAAATCAAATTTGAAATCTCTTCTGCTGATTTTCCCGATTCCTCAGCCAAATTCCTGACTTCTTGTGCCACTACCGCAAAACCTTGACCTGAATCACCAGCCCGGGCCGCTTCTATTGACGCATTTAGAGCTAGGAGATGAGTTTGTTCTGATATATCAGTAACAACATTCACAATTTCAGTAATTTTTTCTGCTTGATCTGTTAGTTTCTTAATCATTTCTCTAGCCTTCTGATTGTTTTCGGCGGTTTCTTCAGAAGATTTGATTAAGTTTTCTACTTTGCTGGAACTATCTTCGATGACTTGTTCCATTTGTTCAGCTGTTTCTTGGGCACTTTTTGCATTACTTGAGATCCGTTCCACTTGTTCTAAGCGTTCATTTACTCCTTGAAGAGTCTGATCTGTTGCTTGAGACTGTTCTTCTGCTCCTGAAGAAATATCGTTGACTGTGGTTGCAATCTGATTAATAGCTTCATTAGCTTCTTCTATACCTGAAGCCAGTGACTTAGCATACTCCTGGGTTTGTTCTGCCGATATCTGAATTTTGCCTACCATTTGACGCAATGATCCAAATAACTGACCCATCCCAACTTCTATTTGCCTAATTTCCCTGATTTGTGAACTTGGTTCCACTGTCCTTAACAAATCTCCGCGAGATGCCTGTTCACAGGCCTTTAACAAATATGATAAGGGACCAAGGACTCTGGATCTTATGTAAAAATAAACTAAAAGTGCAAATACAACTGTAATGCCTACAATCACAAATATCTGCCAAGGTCTGATTACCAGCATATCTTGCACCGCTAGTAATATTGCAGAAGTCAGCAAAGGGACAGCGGCTAAAATAAACACTAATACTCCTAAAACCATACCTAAAGATTTATACTTTTTAGGATGATCCGTAGAATTTTCCAAGCCAAATCCCCCTTAAACATTAAACTAGTTATGGTTCTTCACAATAATCTCAATCAACTCTTCTAATTCAAAAAACACAGCTTGATATTCATCATAGGTTCCACCTATGGGGTCTTTAACTTCACTTTTTTCCCCATCTTTACAACTATTGATCGAAGTTGACTCGGATGTGCCTGTCTGATTTAATTCCTCAGGGTTTTCTAGTAACTTAGAGACATATTCTGTAATTAAATAAACGGACGCGTTATTATTATCAGAGCTATAATTACTTTCAACAAAATGTTTTTGCTCAGCTGTCATGGTCAGGATTAAATCAGCTTGATCCACTAACTCCTGTTTAACCACTTGCGCCCTATGCTCTGATAAGTCACCTCCTTTTGAGTTAACTATTTTCTTGGCATGTTCTGATGCTTGAGTTCCATCAACAGCAAAAATTCCTGCAGATTTTCCTTGTAATTTATCAGAAAGGCCCCATTCTTCAACTTTGTTATTAAAGATCCATTCTGCCATGGGGCTACGACATGTATTTCCTGTGCAAACAAATAATATAGTCCTAATAATAAGTCCTCCTTTCATTTATTGGATCTAGCTGTTTAATAATTGTGTAAACAAGTAGTGATTTAAAGGACTTTACCATTTGATGCCTTTAAGAGCCTATTCATAAGAGCAACACCAATTCCCTTGGGAGAAAATGTACGACATAAAATGATTTCTATTCCTTGTTGGTCCATTTCCCTAAGGGCATCGTATAAGCTATGAGCCACTTCTGTCAGTTGATCTTCATTGCCGAGGCGTCTTACATAGCAAAACTTATGAAGGTTGCCATCCTCTTCTAATAGTTCATTAGTCAACAATATTCCGATCCTATAACCCTGCTTTGAAAAATCATTTGCATATTCATACATTTTATGTAAAAGCTTGTGTCCACTACCTTCCACCAGATATAACTCACCTTGAGGAGAATAGTGTCGATATTTAACACCTGGTGATTTAATGGAATTTTTATCCTTTGTAATCATTTCGTCACAACTTGATTGATTTCCTTCCGCGTAATAATCCTCCTCTGATCCTGTATACAAAAAGGTATCCTGACAATAATCAAGGGCAGAAGCAAGTTGTTCTGCTGTGATTCCTCCTGGGCGCAACACCTGATAAGGTTTCTCGGAAAGATCAATCACAGTTGATTCCAAACCAACCCCTGTTGTTCCTCCATCTATGATCATGTCTATTCGACCGCTAAGATCGAGTTCCACATGGGCAGCTGTTGTTGGACTGGGACGTCCTGATAAATTAGCACTAGGAGCAGCCATGGGAACCTGAGCTTCCTGGATTAAAGCAAGGGCTACGTTATGATCCGGCATTCTAACCGCTACTGTATCTAAACCTCCAGAGGCCTCCCTTGGGACAATATTTTTTTTAGGTATAATCATAGTCAAGGGACCAGGCCAAAATTTTTCGGCTAAAAAAAAGAATTCTTCAGGTGGAAAGCCTAGTGTTTCAACTTGATTGACAGAGTGCAAATGTAAAATCACCGGATTATCCAATGGGCGGTTTTTTGCCTGGAATATTTTTTGTATTGCAGCAGGACTAAGTCCATTCCCTCCTAGTCCATAGACAGTCTCTGTTGGAAAGGCGACTAAACCGTTCTGGCGGACAATTCCTGCCGCTTGTTTTATAATAGTTTTATCTGGTTTTATTTTGTCGACTTTTTCAAACTTAGTCATTTTTTATCACTTCCTTATTGCAAGCTTTTTGATTCTCTATGATTTTCTACATTTATTAATTATTTCCTGTTAATTGACCCATTTTTCACCATGACATATAATTTTAATAGTGACGATAACGAAAAACTGAGAGGTGAAAGCTTTGAAAAGAGAACAAATATTGGAAATCTTAAATAAAGTTTCTAGTGGTAACTTAGAACCAGAAGATGCTGCCAATAAAATTAAGCAAACAGCTTTTGAAGACCTAGGTTACGCCAAAATTGACCATCACAGAAGTCAAAGGCAAGGATTCCCAGAAGTAATTTACTGTCAAGGTAAAGAGCCTCATCAAGTAGCAGAAATATTTCAAAGTCTTGTAAAACATAACGATAATGTACTGGCTACCAGGGCGAGTGATAAAATATTCAACAAAGTACGCCATTTAATACCACAAGCTAGATACAACGATCTCGCTAGAACTATTATATACCAAAAAGAAGCTTGTAAAACACCAAATTCAAAGTATGGGAAAGTGGCCCTAGTTTCAGCAGGGACATCCGATTTAGCTGTCGCAGAAGAAGCATTTGAGACTGCTCAAGTTATGGGAGCTCCTGTTGAAAAGTTTTACGATGTTGGTGTTGCGGGAATTCATCGCTTATTAAATTTTTATGATCAGTTGACAGAAGCTAGTTGTGTAATAGTAGTAGCGGGCATGGAAGGAGCCCTTGCTAGTGTAGTAGGAGGACTTGTTGATGTACCAGTAATAGCTTGTCCTACAAGCATAGGCTATGGTGCAAATTTTAATGGATTGAGTTCCATGTTAACAATGTTAAACAGCTGTGCTTCGGGAGTAAGTGTAGTCAATATTGATAACGGTTTTGGCGCTGGTTATCAAGCCGCTTTAATTAGTAAACTGGACACAAGATAAGCAATTTAAAACAAAGGAGTGTAAGATTACATATGGAGAAAATTCTATACCTCGATTGTTTCTCGGGAATTTCTGGGGATATGTTTTTGGGTACAGTAGTAGATCTAGGAGCTTCTTTAGAAAAAATTGAAGCTTCTTTAAAAGAACTTCCACTGCCTGATTTTAATTTAGAAAGTGAACAAGTTAGTTATAATGGCATTACAGGCACAAG encodes the following:
- the larB gene encoding nickel pincer cofactor biosynthesis protein LarB; amino-acid sequence: MKREQILEILNKVSSGNLEPEDAANKIKQTAFEDLGYAKIDHHRSQRQGFPEVIYCQGKEPHQVAEIFQSLVKHNDNVLATRASDKIFNKVRHLIPQARYNDLARTIIYQKEACKTPNSKYGKVALVSAGTSDLAVAEEAFETAQVMGAPVEKFYDVGVAGIHRLLNFYDQLTEASCVIVVAGMEGALASVVGGLVDVPVIACPTSIGYGANFNGLSSMLTMLNSCASGVSVVNIDNGFGAGYQAALISKLDTR
- a CDS encoding L-threonylcarbamoyladenylate synthase — translated: MTKFEKVDKIKPDKTIIKQAAGIVRQNGLVAFPTETVYGLGGNGLSPAAIQKIFQAKNRPLDNPVILHLHSVNQVETLGFPPEEFFFLAEKFWPGPLTMIIPKKNIVPREASGGLDTVAVRMPDHNVALALIQEAQVPMAAPSANLSGRPSPTTAAHVELDLSGRIDMIIDGGTTGVGLESTVIDLSEKPYQVLRPGGITAEQLASALDYCQDTFLYTGSEEDYYAEGNQSSCDEMITKDKNSIKSPGVKYRHYSPQGELYLVEGSGHKLLHKMYEYANDFSKQGYRIGILLTNELLEEDGNLHKFCYVRRLGNEDQLTEVAHSLYDALREMDQQGIEIILCRTFSPKGIGVALMNRLLKASNGKVL
- a CDS encoding low molecular weight protein arginine phosphatase, coding for MKGGLIIRTILFVCTGNTCRSPMAEWIFNNKVEEWGLSDKLQGKSAGIFAVDGTQASEHAKKIVNSKGGDLSEHRAQVVKQELVDQADLILTMTAEQKHFVESNYSSDNNNASVYLITEYVSKLLENPEELNQTGTSESTSINSCKDGEKSEVKDPIGGTYDEYQAVFFELEELIEIIVKNHN
- a CDS encoding methyl-accepting chemotaxis protein encodes the protein MENSTDHPKKYKSLGMVLGVLVFILAAVPLLTSAILLAVQDMLVIRPWQIFVIVGITVVFALLVYFYIRSRVLGPLSYLLKACEQASRGDLLRTVEPSSQIREIRQIEVGMGQLFGSLRQMVGKIQISAEQTQEYAKSLASGIEEANEAINQIATTVNDISSGAEEQSQATDQTLQGVNERLEQVERISSNAKSAQETAEQMEQVIEDSSSKVENLIKSSEETAENNQKAREMIKKLTDQAEKITEIVNVVTDISEQTHLLALNASIEAARAGDSGQGFAVVAQEVRNLAEESGKSAEEISNLIYKVKEMVNEADRLVEQSVNNSRQGAEYADTARNALKEIVTAVHRVAEKVDDVQSGAQVLKESIQEVQDSVQKINEIAQSNAAGAEETAASTQEHTATMDEMNTSSDNLSKISEELLQLVNETLASEEVYQKYQDGINDIKEKLQEASENLKEIEIDKQEQDPYLNELANNPNVEMLFTTDRDGKIVYISRDVGVSDVSYRPWYKEAIKGEEYISNVYISQANDRPCVTVSLPILDAYGSVKGVLGADLFLG